ATAGCTTGCTCCATCACGAGCGTCGGCGTGCGCCGGCAAATGGGAGAGCTgtgctcttgtgatcctgcatTGGGAGAGGGTGAATCAGATTTTGGGATGCGCCAAGCGTGACTGCTCGAGATCTTCACCATGGCGTGTCCTCCGTCCAAGTCGGCTGTTGCGGCGTACTGTCGTCTGGAACACCGATTGTTGCGCTCTGTTTGAAGGACCATCTTTGTCCCGTCTGTGCCGTTCGTTTTCCCAGCGGCTCCCGCTTagtacgtattttgtgatcagatctaTCATGTTTATGATATTCTTACTATCTAGTATGTTAGAGTATTGCATGCTAAGTTTTATTATTGTCATGTTTAATCTAGTTCAGAATTTAAACTTAtagttgtattttttttccaacAAATAGTTTACCGACACCACATTACACACATTGTTCAGAAAATGGAGTCCACAAAATACGGCAACCTCAAACGTAAAGTAATTGGAAGCTTTCTCTTGCTTTTTGTTCCCATTGCAAAACTTGAAGAAGCTGCAAGTCTGCTCCTAGTACCCATAGCTGGACTACCAATGGCTTGTGGACTTGCACTCTTCTTCTGTCCTTGATTGATCTTAGCTGGTGCActattggtgtttcttatgctcaatagaatTATGTACTCCGAATGGCCGATGTAGCACTTTATCTTGGAGTATTCTAGAATTATGTCCTTGTTTCTTCTATCCTTGGAAAGCACTATGGTTAAAGAGTATCAAGAATCAAGTGACATCTTTTACTTCTTAAGTCAGTCGACTAACTTAGCGGGGGTAAGCCAGCTAAGAGGGTAGAATAAATGGTCAGGCAATGACGGTCTGACACTCATGAGACTGAACgtcttagagaggtaagcagctgggaggacaacaagCGAGAAAAGACAGttgaaacacttctaaactatcgtgCTGGCCTTGCTAGACTAAACCTTGATCCCAACTAGATATCGGGAACTCGGAACTTGCTCCGGCGGCCTCAGAAAAAGGACTCATAAAGGGATAAGAAGGGAGTCTAATGACAGTCAGCTACCACTGCTATAAAAACACCCCAACATTCCAACATTTCCCCTCTTTCACTTACATGTGACCCTAGCATGTCATAACCTACCTCTTTTCTTCCCCCTTTCTCGCCCTTCTCTGCCATGACCAAACCGAGCACCTCACCGCCAGCCAAAATCTGACTGCCCCCACCACCTCTGCTTGATTCCACTAATGGCCACCcccaccgcctccgcctccgcatcCTCGTGCCCCTGCCCTTCCTGGACACCCCAGCGCCTATCTGCTCCTCACAACTGCCTTCACATCACCGCAGTGGCTCAAGAACCCACTTGTCGCGTGATGCTCCAGCACACTAAGCAACATGAGGGAGGGTGGATACGATTGCGGTGCCACCTCCAGGCCAATGGTGAAGGTGTTGTGGAGGCACATGTGGGATGGAATCAAGCGCTTGCCGCTTGAGGTCGTCGAAGGTGTTGAGGAGGACGCCATTGGTGGCCTAGGTGTCTAGCTCGCACAGCTCGTCGGCGTCCATGGCGAAGGTGAAGAGGGAGACAGCGGGGCGTtgaagaggaaggagatgatGTGGAGAGAGCCCATATGCCAGATGATGTGGTGAGAGCTGACGTGGATGGTTGTGGTGATGTGGATGTTGACCCGGTCCAAAATCGCTTTAAACCGTAAATTACTAACAAGAGGCATGAAAGATTACTGGTATTTGAATTGCGGGTATTTCTAAACTCTGCGACAATTGCAGGGGGTAAAACGGACTTCACTCTATTCCTTATGCACCACAAGTCTATACTATAGAGatcgaaaacaattgaaaatgTTTCTCACCCAAACTGGATCTGTCGTACCCCTCACGCCGGACCCACCTATCAGGGCCAAAAGAGGTGGGAGGGGGTGGAGACCCATAGAAATCGCGAGTTGGAGCGTGTTTCTACCAAAATCTAATTAATTTTTACACCGATACCTCGCTTACCCACCTGTCCTCTCTTTGACTCTTTCCGTCCATTCTCGCTCGAACTTAGGACTCTCCTCGGTCAAACTGAGCCGCACCAGGACTCTCTCTGCCATGAGGGCCTGTACGCCATGGTAGGAGGCAGATCCCAGTGGCCAATACCGAGTGCGAAGGCTGCGGCGAGCAGCACAATGCTCGGAAAGCGGCAGATGGCGAGCGGCTGGTAGCGCGGCGCGTGGAGCTGGCGAGCAATGATCAAATGTGCGCGGAGGTGAGCAGAGGCGACGACAGGCAAGCGAGAGCAGCGCTGAGGGCCAGCGAGGGGCGAGCATGCAAGCGCGCAGTGCAAAAGGGCTGGTGCGCGCTGGATGAAGGCAAGCAGAACCAGAAGCAAGCTCCGGCAACGGCAGCCGTGCAGAGGCTAGCAGACACGCCAAGAAAATTGCTACACACGCCCACAAAAAAtacttttttttgtattttgcaTCAAACTCGGATGGTGGTGAAACCAAGAAGACTGAGAGTGGATCCAAGCTGCGTGTGCTTGGGAGGGCAGTAGATGTTCCTATACACATACACTAGATCTTTCTAAATTATTTCTTCTTGCACAAtgtggttgattctctcaataaactataaataaattaaatataattagCTTCTTAAATTACACACCCCCACACTGGATCCGTCTGTCAGTCGCACCCCGTCTCAATCCCCGAACGGATCTCGTCAAGCTCTCCTCGGCCATGGAGAAGCTCTCCTGCTAGCCTCGTTGTTTTCCTCGTCGAACACATGCTGTCTCGTTGTTTTCCCATCGAACACATGCTGTCGTTGAGGGCGCCAAGGCAGTGTTGTAAAATACAATAAACATATAATATAAGTTTAGAATATTTTCTAAATACGTGCGTGTCACACATACATTTTACTAGTACTAAAAAAGAGGGAGCACTTGTTTTAGGCTGGTCTGCTGCGGGATGAAACAAGTTTCTGAACAAGGACATGACAGAAGCATACACTGGTTACCTCCTAGGAGGTGAGAGTTCAAAGAAATCACAGCTGCCGATTTttggaataaataaaatattttaacaTTTAATGTAATCGGGGAAAACAGAATCAAGCAGCTCTTCCTCACGCACGGAGAGAAAAAAGTGCCGGTCTTCTCGGATCACGGCACGCAGCTCCTCACGCACGGAGGGGGGCGAAAATCCAGACATCTTAGAATACGATTCACATTCACTCCGTTAAATAACTCCAGCCAAAAAAATCCAGACATCTTAGAATACGATTCACATTCACTCCGTTAAATAACTCCAGCCATCTCTAATAAAGTAACGGATGGGCACAACGTGACATAATGTCACCTTGCCTCACTTTATTAGAGAAGCAAAGATATGTCACGTTATTAGGGAAACCAAAGATGCCGCAAAGTTATTACAGTGTCAGGTCACCTCAAACAAAAATTCACGTTGCATCATGGTATAAAAACGTCATGTTACCATGTATGAAAAATGGTAACTAGATCACCGTGTTTTCATGAGATTGCACAAAAAAATAGTTTTTGTTATGTGTTCGTATGTCACATTCCCACAGCAATATTAGATCTCAACTAATTGTGCACCGAAGTTAAATCTAATTATCtgttttctgatttaaaatatATAAGATAAATATTAAAACTATTACGTCCTAGGAGGTAATATGACATTAGATCAATAGACCACATTCACTTGTGTACCGTAGCAAACCCTAGAAATATTTACCTCAACACAAGATTCTCATCATATCACAAGATCTAGACCTCACTATATAAATCAATAAGAAATATCCAGGAATACAAGGTTCAAATAAATAGTGAAACATCAACCTATACACCGCTACACTAGCACTACCTTATATTGAGAGGGAACCAAGTATGATTACCTCAAATGAATTAAGCAGTTCCTATATGAATCCATATCAAAGCCCTTCGCAATTTATATCAATCCGTATACAACACCATATCCATCTATTGGTGTCTAGGTAGAACTTGGAGCTGCACTACTGCATATACAACAGTAATGAACTTCATCAATCAATCTCTCAATGAATTGAACCCCTAAGGCACTATGCGATTCAAGCACCTTCTTCAGATTTCTTCTTTATTTTGAGAGCAGCTTTGACGACATTTCCCCTTGTTATCATCCCAACCTTCAGGAATGGAAATTTCATATGTTACACACAAGAATGCTCATAATATTTTGTTCCGGGTATTGATCTAAAGCCAAAGGAACAGCAACATGAACGCAAGGATGGATCCACTTACTAGTTTTCCTGTGCTATCAACTACAGGTAATCTCCGGTACTTGGTTTCAAGTAGCAACCTTGTGGCAGCATCAAGATTAGTATTTTCACGCACCGCAATAGGTGAAGAAGTCATAACATCACCAATGACTTTGCCATTAGTTTTGCTTAGCAGCCTTTGTATCTCACGGAATGTCTGTAGAACAGTGATTATGAGTTTAAAAAAAGTCTATGGCAAAGAGATGACCACAAATTCATTCATAAAAGTAGTGAAAACAAATGAGACAAATAATCTGGTAGTACAAACAGTGGAGCATGTTATCCTCATTTTAACTGCTACAGAAATATATTGTTTAAGCTGGACTGATTGAGAATTTCTGATGTACAAATAAAAATCTGGTTCAAAGTCTGATGTGGTGCAAGCATATATTATTCTAAGGAGTTGCTTTTCTCAACATATAAAATTCCAATCAATAAAAACTGCCTCCACATTGAAGCAGAGCACTTCATCTCAATAGGTGAGAGTTAAAAAGGTCAGGACTCAGGACAAATCAAGCTCATGTGTAAAAACAATATTTCTTTAAATAGTATAGTAGCTAGCCAACATGAATAATTCAATCAATACTCAGGCTATACAAAAGATGAAAGATACCTTCCATGTACTATCCACATCAGGGAACATGTTTTTATTCGTATCAGCCAGTCCATTTCCTGAATCATGAGTTGAATATGATAAAGTAACATATATAACTAAAAAGATGAATTGCATGATTCAATAAAATAATTGAGAAAGGATACGATTTAAGTGTTGTATGAAATATACTAAAGACGACATGTGGAAATGCATGGAAAATACTTTCTAAACAGATGGTGTAATATGATTTCTTTCTAAGAAAAAGATTCAAAGTTCAAGCAAATCATGAATACCTGACATTGAGTCCAGTGCTAACAGATCATAATCTGAGACGAGCCCAACCTGCAGGTGCAAATATTGGAAATATAATTGACATCAAAGATAACAATGTAATAAGAACCATGCCTATCGGTGTAATTCAAGTTACCAGAGGAAACCGAGCTAAGTTTATGCAGTTCAATAACAACAGAATAGCACCAAAAGAACATTCTAACTCTGTAAGACAGTTGGGGCAAAAAGATTTAGGATAAACTAACCAGCTTCCAGTTGTCGTCAACCACAGGAAAGCCAGAAATCCTGTGCTGCACCAACAGCTCGAGGGCTACGCAGAAAGAAACAGAACAAGTGAGCAACTTCGGAAATTACCATGCAAACAAGCACAGGCATCACACTAGGAAATCACACTAGGAAGGAGGGGGTACCTTCATCAACTGATGTTGTAGGCTTGACAACATGTAGATTTTCCTTCCTCGTCATGAAGTCACCAACTGTGTAGACTCCATTGCTTTGCTGAACAAGGAGGATGCAGATCATCAGCACAAAACTGATGTTTAAACCCATATACATATATTCGATTCCGACATGAGCAATTGCCTTGGCAGATGAACACTAGATGTGTGCGCTTGCTGAAAGAGGCATGTGAATGACAGGAGTGTGAATTGCACAAGAATGACTCTTgtcattgaattttctctgtttgCTTTCAAATTTGGGACGTCCTCCTAATCTAAAGGAACATAT
This portion of the Panicum virgatum strain AP13 chromosome 2N, P.virgatum_v5, whole genome shotgun sequence genome encodes:
- the LOC120660209 gene encoding CBS domain-containing protein CBSX1, chloroplastic-like is translated as MDATLLLSASEATLAARRHPSPPARRPGRVAPGRRPASCRSVRARAAAAAAPAAGGVTGQSNGVYTVGDFMTRKENLHVVKPTTSVDEALELLVQHRISGFPVVDDNWKLVGLVSDYDLLALDSMSGNGLADTNKNMFPDVDSTWKTFREIQRLLSKTNGKVIGDVMTSSPIAVRENTNLDAATRLLLETKYRRLPVVDSTGKLVGMITRGNVVKAALKIKKKSEEVVQLQVLPRHQ